A single region of the Micropterus dolomieu isolate WLL.071019.BEF.003 ecotype Adirondacks linkage group LG18, ASM2129224v1, whole genome shotgun sequence genome encodes:
- the kif21b gene encoding kinesin-like protein KIF21B isoform X15 produces MASQGDCSVKVALRIRPQMAKEKIEGCHVCTLVTPGEPQVLLGKDKAFTYDYVFDIDSEQQHIYQACVYKLIEGCLEGYNATVFAYGQTGSGKTYTMGTGFDLSLSQQEQGIIPRAVHQLFEGIQTRRVRAQEAGTQPPEFKVSAQFLELYNEEILDLFDGAREPESRCRKSNIKIHEDASGSIYTTGVTSRLVHSEEELLQCLKLGALSRTTASTQMNAQSSRSHAIFTIHLCQMRVCQQPPMQNGGGENGEVNGVDSSPIAQPEFETLMAKFHFVDLAGSERLKRTGATGERAREGISINCGLLALGNVISALGDQTKKGGHVPYRDSKLTRLLQDSLGGNSRTVMIACVSPSDRDFMETLNTLKYANRARNIKNKVVMNQDKTSQQISALRAEIARLQLELMEYKAGKRVACEDGSEGYSDLYQENAMLQRESDTLRLRVKAMQETIDHLNTRVTHLLANEVSTLLTKSSEGNEEIGVLIQNYIREVEELRTKLLESEAMNESLRRQAARFSSRSPFPTSTLSPAPGHPPGSSPAPLSMEAEMTDVLRRAKMDIERLKKKERRQRRMSPELEKGLKKRVKLHSHENGENGQSGQNGQNGEIDSDDNYAEDIMSPLQEESGCEEDEGEEEDEGREEEDEFDSDESQVDSDSDSDEKANFQADLADLTCEIEIKQKLIDELENSQRRLLMLKLQYEEKLILLQNKIRDTQLERDRVLQNLMSMENYTEEKASRIKQEYEKRLKEMNRDLLKLQAAQKEHARLLKNQGRYERELKKLQTEVNDMKKAKVTLMKQMKEEQQRRRMVEAKRNREIAQLKKEQRRQEYQIRALESQKRQQELVLRRKTQEVTALRRLAKPMSDRVAGRVARWNQTPPVTDSGAELSASTTASNSEPETGRTVSGLVRQWNSKNNGFGYLGESEGSMDGTRVIGSRKKLQRKPAGLGNIGVAGRASSFSKSARQKWQALERRIMDIVMQRMTISNVEADMDRLIKKREELTGQQEALSHKREVLMADGEGPEAEDRLLQEINEEIEVLNANIDYINDSLSDCQATIVQIEETKDELDSVDTSVVISSCSLAEARHLLDHFLKASIDKSLQVAQKEAQVRLLEGQLRQTDMIGSSHNHMILDALREKAEYIPELQALIHNVQQENGYASTDEEPSEFSQASDSSVSQMKESNSQDDFKIKVEPRLSAQIKAVSAEYLGPILDPSSGSKPQHITKSLASLTDIQEDGLSLGTTSLGFSLAIRDPYHRDRASRTISLPIRGHTFPRQSRGYDTSPITRRKSYDRAYRPTDGYTPPSSPPLRTRNDRNVFSRLTSNQTQGSALDKGVINPIGGVKGGRTAPLQCVSVAEGHSKPVLCVDATDELLFTGSKDRTCKMWNLVTGQEIVTLKGHPNNVVSVKYCPSSCLVFSVSTSYIKVWDIRDSAKCVRTFTSSGQVVSGDACAGTTTRTITFAQGECQINQIALNPSGSVLYAAAGNTVRMWDLNRMQGMGKLTGHIGSVMCLTVGQSLLGKDQVITGSKDHYVKVFDVAEGTMGNVGPAHNFEPPHYDGIECLAVQGDVLFSGSRDNGIKKWDLEQQELTQQIPNAHKDWVCALAYVPGRPMLLSACRGGMLKVWNVDNFTPIGEVRGHESPINAICTNSRQIFTASSDCRVKLWNYVPGLTPCLPRRVLAIKGRATSLP; encoded by the exons GATTCGTCCTCAGATGGCCAAGGAGAAGATAGAGGGCTGTCATGTGTGCACGCTGGTCACACCTGGAGAACCACAAGTCCTCCTGGGAAAGGACAAGGCCTTCACCTACGACTACGTGTTTGACATCGACTCAGAGCAGCAGCACATCTACCAGGCCTGTGTGTACAAGCTCATCGAGGGCTGCTTAGAGGGCTACAACGCCACCGTGTTCGCGTATGGCCAG ACGGGTTCGGGGAAGACCTACACCATGGGGACGGGCTTCGACTTGAGCCTGAGCCAGCAGGAGCAGGGCATCATACCGCGGGCTGTTCACCAGCTGTTTGAGGGAATCCAGACCAGGAGGGTGCGCGCCCAAGAGGCTGGCACCCAGCCGCCTGAATTCAAAGTCAGCGCCCAATTCCTAGAG CTGTACAATGAAGAGATCCTGGACTTGTTTGACGGAGCCAGAGAACCAGAGAGTCGGTGCAGGAAGTCCAACATTAAGATCCACGAGGACGCCAGTGGCAGCATCTACACCACTGGAGTCACTTCCAGGCTGGTGCactcagaggaggag ctgctgcagtgtcTGAAGCTTGGCGCTCTGTCCCGCACCACAGCCAGCACCCAGATGAATGCCCAGAGCTCCCGCTCGCACGCCATCTTCACCATCCACCTCTGTCAGATGAGAGTGTGCCAGCAGCCTCCAATG CAAAATGGCGGAGGAGAGAACGGGGAAGTGAATGGCGTGGACTCCAGCCCCATCGCCCAGCCGGAGTTCGAGACGCTGATGGCCAAGTTCCACTTTGTGGACCTGGCCGGCTCTGAGAGGCTGAAACGCACCGGAGCTACAGGAGAGAGAGCCCGCGAGGGAATCTCTATCAACTGTGGACTG CTGGCACTGGGAAATGTGATCAGTGCTTTAGGAGACCAGACTAAGAAGGGAGGCCACGTCCCTTACAGAGACTCCAAACTCACTCGTCTGCTGCAGGACTCACTGGGAGGCAAcag TCGCACAGTGATGATCGCCTGCGTCAGTCCTTCCGACCGGGACTTCATGGAGACACTGAACACTCTGAAGTATGCCAACCGCGCCCGAAACATCAAGAACAAGGTGGTGATGAACCAAGACAAAACCAGCCAGCAGATCAGCGCCCTGCGTGCAGAGATAGCCCGGCTTCAGCTTGAACTGATGGAGTACAAGGCG GGGAAGCGTGTGGCATGTGAGGATGGTTCAGAGGGCTACAGTGACCTGTATCAGGAGAATGCCATGCTGCAGAGAGAAAGCGACACACTGCGCCTCAGGGTAAAGGCCATGCAGGAGACCATTGACCACCTCAACACCCGTGTAACACACCTGCTGGCCAATGAGGTCAGCACTCTGCTGACCAAGTCAA GTGAGGGCAATGAGGAGATCGGGGTTCTAATCCAGAACTACATCCGAGAGGTTGAAGAACTTAG AACCAAGCTCCTTGAGAGCGAGGCCATGAACGAGTCGTTGCGACGGCAGGCGGCCCGATTTTCCTCGCGTTCCCCGTTCCCCACCTCCACTCTCAGCCCCGCCCCTGGCCACCCCCCTGGCTCTTCCCCTGCTCCCCTGTCCATGGAGGCCGAGATGACGGACGTGTTACGCCGGGCCAAGATGGACATTGAGAggctgaagaagaaggagaggaggcagaggaggatgAG CCCGGAGCTGGAGAAAGGTCTGAAGAAACGAGTAAAACTGCACAGTCACGAGAATGGAGAGAACGGGCAGAGCGGCCAAAACGGACAGAACGGAGAGATCGATTCAGATGACAATTATGCTGAG GACATCATGTCTCCGCTGCAGGAGGAGAGCGGCTGTGAGGAAgatgagggggaggaggaggacgagggccgggaggaggaggacgagttTGACAGCGACGAGAGCCAGGTGGACTCAGACTCGGACTCTGATGAGAAAG CCAACTTCCAGGCCGACCTGGCTGATCTGACCTGCGAGATTGAGATCAAACAGAAGCTGATAGACGAGCTGGAGAACAGCCAGCGGAGGCTGCTGATGCTGAAGTTGCAGTACGAGGAGAAGCTCATTCTACTGCAGAACAAGATCCGAGACACTCAGCTGGAGAGAGACCGCGTGCTGCAGAACCTCA TGTCCATGGAGAACTACACGGAGGAGAAGGCCAGCCGGATCAAGCAGGAGTATGAGAAACGTCTTAAGGAGATGAACCGAGACCTGCTGAAGCTACAAGCAGCACAGAAAGAGCATGCGCGTCTCCTCAAGAACCAGGGGAGGTACGAACGGGAGCTGAAGAAACTCCAGACAGAGGTCAACGACATGAAGAAGGCCAAG GTGACACTGATGAAGCAGAtgaaggaggagcagcagaggaggaggatggtggAGGCAAAGAGGAACCGCGAGATCGCCCAGCTCAAGAAGGAGCAGCGGCGACAAGAG TACCAGATTCGAGCGTTGGAGTCTCAGAAGCGGCAGCAGGAGCTGGTGCTGCGCAGGAAGACCCAGGAGGTGACCGCCCTGCGGCGCCTGGCCAAGCCCATGTCAGACCGCGTGGCCGGACGCGTGGCCCGCTGGAACCAGACTCCCCCAGTTACGGACTCTGGAGCCGAGTTGTCAGCCAGCACTACAGCAAGTAACTCTGAGCCTGAGACTGGGAGGACTGTGAGTGGGCTGGTGAGGCAGTGGAACAGCAAAAACAATGGATTTGGATACCTGGGAGAGAGCGAAGGGAGCATGGATGGAACCCGGGTCATTGG CAGTAGGAAGAAGTTGCAGCGTAAGCCAGCGGGCCTGGGCAACATTGGAGTGGCGGGCAGAGCCAGCAGTTTCTCCAAGTCTGCCCGTCAGAAGTGGCAAGCCCTGGAGCGTCGCATTATGGACATTGTCATGCAGAGAATGACCATCTCTAATGTGGAAGCTGACATGGATCGCCTTATCAAG AAGCGAGAGGAGCTGACGGGCCAGCAGGAAGCGCTCTCGCATAAGAGGGAGGTTCTAATGGCGGACGGGGAGGGACCAGAAGCAGAGGACCGCCTCCTTCAGGAAATTAATGAGGAGATAGAGGTGCTGAATGCCAATATAGACTATATCAATGACAGCCTTTCTGACTGCCAGGCCACCATTGTACAGATAGAAGAGACCAAg GATGAGCTGGACTCAGTGGACACCTCGGTTGTGATCAGCTCCTGCTCTCTGGCTGAAGCACGCCACCTGCTGGACCACTTCCTGAAGGCTTCCATAGACAAA aGTTTACAGGTTGCTCAGAAGGAGGCTCAGGTCAGACTGCTGGAGGGCCAGCTGAGACAGACGGATATGATTGGCTCATCCCACAATCACATGATCCTCGATGCCCTGCGAGAAAAGGCAGAATATATCCCTGAGCTGCAGGCTCTTATCCACAATGTACAGCAGG AAAATGGTTACGCCAGTACAGACGAGGAGCCCTCTGAGTTCAGCCAAGCCTCcgacagcag tGTATCTCAAATGAAAGAGTCCAACAGCCAAGATGATTTCAAGATAAAG GTGGAGCCTCGTCTGTCAGCTCAGATAAAGGCGGTGTCGGCGGAGTATCTGGGTCCCATCCTGGACCCCTCATCAGGCAGCAAACCGCAGCACATCACAAAGTCTTTGGCCTCGCTGACGGACATCCAGGAGGACGGCCTGAGCCTGGGGACAACGAGTCTGGGGTTTAGCCTGGCCATACGAGACCCTTACCACAGGGACCGGGCGTCCCGCACCATCAGCCTACCTATCAGGGGACACACCTT tcccAGGCAGTCTCGGGGTTATGACACTTCCCCCATAACAAGGAGGAAATCTTACGACCGTGCGTACAG GCCCACTGATGGCTAtactcccccctcctcccctcctctgaGGACCAGGAACGACCGCAACGTGTTCTCAAGGCTCACCAGCAACCAAACCCAAGGGTCTGCTCTGGACAA GGGTGTAATCAATCCCATTGGGGGTGTGAAGGGGGGTCGGACGGCGCCTCTGCAGTGTGTTTCTGTAGCCGAGGGCCACTCAAAGCCAGTCCTGTGTGTGGATGCTACAGATGAGCTGCTGTTCACTGGATCTAAAG ATCGTACCTGTAAGATGTGGAACCTGGTAACAGGTCAGGAGATAGTCACCCTCAAAGGCCACCCAAACAATGTGGTATCAGTCAAATATTGCCCTTCCTCCTGTCTGGtcttctctgtctccacctcctACATCAAGGTGTGGGACATCCGTGACTCTGCCAAGTGTGTCCGCACGTTTAC TTCATCGGGGCAGGTGGTTTCAGGTGATGCGTGTGCGGGCACCACCACCCGCACAATAACCTTTGCACAGGGCGAGTGTCAGATCAACCAGATCGCCCTCAACCCGTCAGGTTCTGTGCTctatgctgctgctggaaacactgTTCGCATGTGGGACCTCAACAG gatgcAAGGGATGGGGAAGCTGACAGGCCACATCGGCTCCGTCATGTGTCTGACAGTGGGACAGTCTCTTCTGGGAAAAGATCAAGTAATCACTGGCTCCAAAGACCATTATGTCAAG GTGTTTGACGTGGCAGAGGGAACTATGGGTAATGTAGGTCCAGCTCATAACTTTGAGCCGCCCCATTATGACGGCATTGAGTGTTTGGCTGTCCAGGGAGATGTGCTGTTCAGCGGGTCGAGAGACAACGGCATCAAGAAATGGGATCTGGAGCAGCAGGAGCTcactcag
- the kif21b gene encoding kinesin-like protein KIF21B isoform X14: MASQGDCSVKVALRIRPQMAKEKIEGCHVCTLVTPGEPQVLLGKDKAFTYDYVFDIDSEQQHIYQACVYKLIEGCLEGYNATVFAYGQTGSGKTYTMGTGFDLSLSQQEQGIIPRAVHQLFEGIQTRRVRAQEAGTQPPEFKVSAQFLELYNEEILDLFDGAREPESRCRKSNIKIHEDASGSIYTTGVTSRLVHSEEELLQCLKLGALSRTTASTQMNAQSSRSHAIFTIHLCQMRVCQQPPMQNGGGENGEVNGVDSSPIAQPEFETLMAKFHFVDLAGSERLKRTGATGERAREGISINCGLLALGNVISALGDQTKKGGHVPYRDSKLTRLLQDSLGGNSRTVMIACVSPSDRDFMETLNTLKYANRARNIKNKVVMNQDKTSQQISALRAEIARLQLELMEYKAGKRVACEDGSEGYSDLYQENAMLQRESDTLRLRVKAMQETIDHLNTRVTHLLANEVSTLLTKSSEGNEEIGVLIQNYIREVEELRTKLLESEAMNESLRRQAARFSSRSPFPTSTLSPAPGHPPGSSPAPLSMEAEMTDVLRRAKMDIERLKKKERRQRRMSPELEKGLKKRVKLHSHENGENGQSGQNGQNGEIDSDDNYAEDIMSPLQEESGCEEDEGEEEDEGREEEDEFDSDESQVDSDSDSDEKANFQADLADLTCEIEIKQKLIDELENSQRRLLMLKLQYEEKLILLQNKIRDTQLERDRVLQNLMSMENYTEEKASRIKQEYEKRLKEMNRDLLKLQAAQKEHARLLKNQGRYERELKKLQTEVNDMKKAKVTLMKQMKEEQQRRRMVEAKRNREIAQLKKEQRRQEYQIRALESQKRQQELVLRRKTQEVTALRRLAKPMSDRVAGRVARWNQTPPVTDSGAELSASTTASNSEPETGRTVSGLVRQWNSKNNGFGYLGESEGSMDGTRVIGSRKKLQRKPAGLGNIGVAGRASSFSKSARQKWQALERRIMDIVMQRMTISNVEADMDRLIKKREELTGQQEALSHKREVLMADGEGPEAEDRLLQEINEEIEVLNANIDYINDSLSDCQATIVQIEETKDELDSVDTSVVISSCSLAEARHLLDHFLKASIDKSLQVAQKEAQVRLLEGQLRQTDMIGSSHNHMILDALREKAEYIPELQALIHNVQQENGYASTDEEPSEFSQASDSSVSQMKESNSQDDFKIKVEPRLSAQIKAVSAEYLGPILDPSSGSKPQHITKSLASLTDIQEDGLSLGTTSLGFSLAIRDPYHRDRASRTISLPIRGHTFPRQSRGYDTSPITRRKSYDRAYRPTDGYTPPSSPPLRTRNDRNVFSRLTSNQTQGSALDKSDDSDSSLSEVLRGVINPIGGVKGGRTAPLQCVSVAEGHSKPVLCVDATDELLFTGSKDRTCKMWNLVTGQEIVTLKGHPNNVVSVKYCPSSCLVFSVSTSYIKVWDIRDSAKCVRTFTSSGQVVSGDACAGTTTRTITFAQGECQINQIALNPSGSVLYAAAGNTVRMWDLNRMQGMGKLTGHIGSVMCLTVGQSLLGKDQVITGSKDHYVKVFDVAEGTMGNVGPAHNFEPPHYDGIECLAVQGDVLFSGSRDNGIKKWDLEQQELTQQIPNAHKDWVCALAYVPGRPMLLSACRGGMLKVWNVDNFTPIGEVRGHESPINAICTNSRQIFTASSDKTVKIWSSKVWRKR, translated from the exons GATTCGTCCTCAGATGGCCAAGGAGAAGATAGAGGGCTGTCATGTGTGCACGCTGGTCACACCTGGAGAACCACAAGTCCTCCTGGGAAAGGACAAGGCCTTCACCTACGACTACGTGTTTGACATCGACTCAGAGCAGCAGCACATCTACCAGGCCTGTGTGTACAAGCTCATCGAGGGCTGCTTAGAGGGCTACAACGCCACCGTGTTCGCGTATGGCCAG ACGGGTTCGGGGAAGACCTACACCATGGGGACGGGCTTCGACTTGAGCCTGAGCCAGCAGGAGCAGGGCATCATACCGCGGGCTGTTCACCAGCTGTTTGAGGGAATCCAGACCAGGAGGGTGCGCGCCCAAGAGGCTGGCACCCAGCCGCCTGAATTCAAAGTCAGCGCCCAATTCCTAGAG CTGTACAATGAAGAGATCCTGGACTTGTTTGACGGAGCCAGAGAACCAGAGAGTCGGTGCAGGAAGTCCAACATTAAGATCCACGAGGACGCCAGTGGCAGCATCTACACCACTGGAGTCACTTCCAGGCTGGTGCactcagaggaggag ctgctgcagtgtcTGAAGCTTGGCGCTCTGTCCCGCACCACAGCCAGCACCCAGATGAATGCCCAGAGCTCCCGCTCGCACGCCATCTTCACCATCCACCTCTGTCAGATGAGAGTGTGCCAGCAGCCTCCAATG CAAAATGGCGGAGGAGAGAACGGGGAAGTGAATGGCGTGGACTCCAGCCCCATCGCCCAGCCGGAGTTCGAGACGCTGATGGCCAAGTTCCACTTTGTGGACCTGGCCGGCTCTGAGAGGCTGAAACGCACCGGAGCTACAGGAGAGAGAGCCCGCGAGGGAATCTCTATCAACTGTGGACTG CTGGCACTGGGAAATGTGATCAGTGCTTTAGGAGACCAGACTAAGAAGGGAGGCCACGTCCCTTACAGAGACTCCAAACTCACTCGTCTGCTGCAGGACTCACTGGGAGGCAAcag TCGCACAGTGATGATCGCCTGCGTCAGTCCTTCCGACCGGGACTTCATGGAGACACTGAACACTCTGAAGTATGCCAACCGCGCCCGAAACATCAAGAACAAGGTGGTGATGAACCAAGACAAAACCAGCCAGCAGATCAGCGCCCTGCGTGCAGAGATAGCCCGGCTTCAGCTTGAACTGATGGAGTACAAGGCG GGGAAGCGTGTGGCATGTGAGGATGGTTCAGAGGGCTACAGTGACCTGTATCAGGAGAATGCCATGCTGCAGAGAGAAAGCGACACACTGCGCCTCAGGGTAAAGGCCATGCAGGAGACCATTGACCACCTCAACACCCGTGTAACACACCTGCTGGCCAATGAGGTCAGCACTCTGCTGACCAAGTCAA GTGAGGGCAATGAGGAGATCGGGGTTCTAATCCAGAACTACATCCGAGAGGTTGAAGAACTTAG AACCAAGCTCCTTGAGAGCGAGGCCATGAACGAGTCGTTGCGACGGCAGGCGGCCCGATTTTCCTCGCGTTCCCCGTTCCCCACCTCCACTCTCAGCCCCGCCCCTGGCCACCCCCCTGGCTCTTCCCCTGCTCCCCTGTCCATGGAGGCCGAGATGACGGACGTGTTACGCCGGGCCAAGATGGACATTGAGAggctgaagaagaaggagaggaggcagaggaggatgAG CCCGGAGCTGGAGAAAGGTCTGAAGAAACGAGTAAAACTGCACAGTCACGAGAATGGAGAGAACGGGCAGAGCGGCCAAAACGGACAGAACGGAGAGATCGATTCAGATGACAATTATGCTGAG GACATCATGTCTCCGCTGCAGGAGGAGAGCGGCTGTGAGGAAgatgagggggaggaggaggacgagggccgggaggaggaggacgagttTGACAGCGACGAGAGCCAGGTGGACTCAGACTCGGACTCTGATGAGAAAG CCAACTTCCAGGCCGACCTGGCTGATCTGACCTGCGAGATTGAGATCAAACAGAAGCTGATAGACGAGCTGGAGAACAGCCAGCGGAGGCTGCTGATGCTGAAGTTGCAGTACGAGGAGAAGCTCATTCTACTGCAGAACAAGATCCGAGACACTCAGCTGGAGAGAGACCGCGTGCTGCAGAACCTCA TGTCCATGGAGAACTACACGGAGGAGAAGGCCAGCCGGATCAAGCAGGAGTATGAGAAACGTCTTAAGGAGATGAACCGAGACCTGCTGAAGCTACAAGCAGCACAGAAAGAGCATGCGCGTCTCCTCAAGAACCAGGGGAGGTACGAACGGGAGCTGAAGAAACTCCAGACAGAGGTCAACGACATGAAGAAGGCCAAG GTGACACTGATGAAGCAGAtgaaggaggagcagcagaggaggaggatggtggAGGCAAAGAGGAACCGCGAGATCGCCCAGCTCAAGAAGGAGCAGCGGCGACAAGAG TACCAGATTCGAGCGTTGGAGTCTCAGAAGCGGCAGCAGGAGCTGGTGCTGCGCAGGAAGACCCAGGAGGTGACCGCCCTGCGGCGCCTGGCCAAGCCCATGTCAGACCGCGTGGCCGGACGCGTGGCCCGCTGGAACCAGACTCCCCCAGTTACGGACTCTGGAGCCGAGTTGTCAGCCAGCACTACAGCAAGTAACTCTGAGCCTGAGACTGGGAGGACTGTGAGTGGGCTGGTGAGGCAGTGGAACAGCAAAAACAATGGATTTGGATACCTGGGAGAGAGCGAAGGGAGCATGGATGGAACCCGGGTCATTGG CAGTAGGAAGAAGTTGCAGCGTAAGCCAGCGGGCCTGGGCAACATTGGAGTGGCGGGCAGAGCCAGCAGTTTCTCCAAGTCTGCCCGTCAGAAGTGGCAAGCCCTGGAGCGTCGCATTATGGACATTGTCATGCAGAGAATGACCATCTCTAATGTGGAAGCTGACATGGATCGCCTTATCAAG AAGCGAGAGGAGCTGACGGGCCAGCAGGAAGCGCTCTCGCATAAGAGGGAGGTTCTAATGGCGGACGGGGAGGGACCAGAAGCAGAGGACCGCCTCCTTCAGGAAATTAATGAGGAGATAGAGGTGCTGAATGCCAATATAGACTATATCAATGACAGCCTTTCTGACTGCCAGGCCACCATTGTACAGATAGAAGAGACCAAg GATGAGCTGGACTCAGTGGACACCTCGGTTGTGATCAGCTCCTGCTCTCTGGCTGAAGCACGCCACCTGCTGGACCACTTCCTGAAGGCTTCCATAGACAAA aGTTTACAGGTTGCTCAGAAGGAGGCTCAGGTCAGACTGCTGGAGGGCCAGCTGAGACAGACGGATATGATTGGCTCATCCCACAATCACATGATCCTCGATGCCCTGCGAGAAAAGGCAGAATATATCCCTGAGCTGCAGGCTCTTATCCACAATGTACAGCAGG AAAATGGTTACGCCAGTACAGACGAGGAGCCCTCTGAGTTCAGCCAAGCCTCcgacagcag tGTATCTCAAATGAAAGAGTCCAACAGCCAAGATGATTTCAAGATAAAG GTGGAGCCTCGTCTGTCAGCTCAGATAAAGGCGGTGTCGGCGGAGTATCTGGGTCCCATCCTGGACCCCTCATCAGGCAGCAAACCGCAGCACATCACAAAGTCTTTGGCCTCGCTGACGGACATCCAGGAGGACGGCCTGAGCCTGGGGACAACGAGTCTGGGGTTTAGCCTGGCCATACGAGACCCTTACCACAGGGACCGGGCGTCCCGCACCATCAGCCTACCTATCAGGGGACACACCTT tcccAGGCAGTCTCGGGGTTATGACACTTCCCCCATAACAAGGAGGAAATCTTACGACCGTGCGTACAG GCCCACTGATGGCTAtactcccccctcctcccctcctctgaGGACCAGGAACGACCGCAACGTGTTCTCAAGGCTCACCAGCAACCAAACCCAAGGGTCTGCTCTGGACAA GTCGGATGACAGCGACTCCTCGCTCTCCGAGGTGCTCAG GGGTGTAATCAATCCCATTGGGGGTGTGAAGGGGGGTCGGACGGCGCCTCTGCAGTGTGTTTCTGTAGCCGAGGGCCACTCAAAGCCAGTCCTGTGTGTGGATGCTACAGATGAGCTGCTGTTCACTGGATCTAAAG ATCGTACCTGTAAGATGTGGAACCTGGTAACAGGTCAGGAGATAGTCACCCTCAAAGGCCACCCAAACAATGTGGTATCAGTCAAATATTGCCCTTCCTCCTGTCTGGtcttctctgtctccacctcctACATCAAGGTGTGGGACATCCGTGACTCTGCCAAGTGTGTCCGCACGTTTAC TTCATCGGGGCAGGTGGTTTCAGGTGATGCGTGTGCGGGCACCACCACCCGCACAATAACCTTTGCACAGGGCGAGTGTCAGATCAACCAGATCGCCCTCAACCCGTCAGGTTCTGTGCTctatgctgctgctggaaacactgTTCGCATGTGGGACCTCAACAG gatgcAAGGGATGGGGAAGCTGACAGGCCACATCGGCTCCGTCATGTGTCTGACAGTGGGACAGTCTCTTCTGGGAAAAGATCAAGTAATCACTGGCTCCAAAGACCATTATGTCAAG GTGTTTGACGTGGCAGAGGGAACTATGGGTAATGTAGGTCCAGCTCATAACTTTGAGCCGCCCCATTATGACGGCATTGAGTGTTTGGCTGTCCAGGGAGATGTGCTGTTCAGCGGGTCGAGAGACAACGGCATCAAGAAATGGGATCTGGAGCAGCAGGAGCTcactcag